Genomic DNA from Deltaproteobacteria bacterium:
GCGCATGATCCCACTGAAAAACTTTTTTCGCGGCCTGTACGAAACCGTTCTCGATCCGGGAGAGATTCTTACCGAAGTGAAAATTCCTGCTATGCCGGCCAACAGTAAAGCGGTTTATCTGCGCTACAGCACGCTGTCGGCCAACGACTGGCCTTGCGTGAATGTCGCGGCGTTTTTGCGCAAAGCAAATGGCCGCTGCCAAGAACTGCGCGTCGCGCTGGGCGGCGTGGCGGCGACGCCGTTGCTAATTTCAGGTTTGGAATTTGCCTACGACCAAAAACTCGATGACGCGGTGATCGAAAAAATTCTCGCCGCGGTCGACGAGCAAATTGCGCCGTCGTCCGACTTGCGCGGCTCCGAATGGTATAAGCGCAAGATGGCGCGGCTGTTTACCAAGAAAGCAATTGCGCAGTTGAACGGATAAACCCATGGCCAACTTTTCAGTTGTCGGACAATCGGTGTTTCGCAAAGACGCGCACCAGAAGGTGACCGGGCAAGTGTTGCACGTCGGTAATATCGAGATGCCCGGCATGCTCCACGTCGCCGTGTTGCGCAGTCCTTACGCTCACGCGCGGATCACGCGCATTGAAAAATCCCGCGCTGAAAAAGTTCCCGGCGTCGCCGTGGTTCTCACCGGCGCTGAAGTGGCGAAGATGCCGGGCGTCGATCCGCATTTCGGTCCGGCGTTTCGCGATCAACCGATTCTTTGCGTCGAAAAAGTTTGTTACATCGGCGATCCCGTGGTCGCGGTGGCGGCCGTCGATCGGCGCACGGCGGAAGATGCGCTGCAACTGGTCGAAGTCGACTATGAGCCGCTGCCGACGGTGCTCGATGTGCTCGACGCGGCGAAACCCGATTCGCCGTTAGTTCATGAAACTCATCGCCCGGCCAAGGCGTTCGCAGATCTCGCGCATGTGAAGGCTGGGCAGAAGTCGAATATTTGTTACCAGTTCAAACTACGCTCGGGTGATGTCGACAAGGCCTTTGCCGAAGCGGACCGCGTTTTCGAAGATACTTTCAGCTCGCCGCCGGCGCAGCATATGCCGATGGAACCGCATGTGACGCTGGTTTATTTAGACGAGGGGCAGCGCATCAACATTTGGACCGCGAGTCAGACGCCGTCATACGTGCGCACGGAAATTTCCAACACCTTCGGTATTCCGATGAATCGGATTCGCGTGCGTATTCCTTACTTGGGCGGCGGTTACGGCGCCAAGCTTTACGCCAAGCTGGAACCGCTGGTGACTGCCTTGGCACTGATTACCAGAAAGCCGGTGCAGTACGCGCTCACGCGCGAAGAAGAATTTCTCACCATCACCAAACATAAGGTCATCGCCAAGATCAAAACTTCGATTAAGAACGGCGAGATCACCGGGCGCAAGTGCGAGGTCTATTGGGACACGGGCGCCTACGCCGAGATCGGCCCTCGCATCGTGCACAAGTCCGGCTACACCTCCGCTGGGCCTTATCGTATTCCCAACGTCTGGATCGATTCCTACTGCATTTACACCAATCGCGTTCCTGCCGGCGCGTTCCGTGGTTTCGGCGTACCGCAGGTGATCTGGGCCTACGATTCGCAAACCGATATGATCGCCCGCGCCCTCGGCGCCGATCCGCTCGAGTTTCGCATGCGCTACGCGCTTAACGAAGGCGAAGCGTTCGCCACCGGTACGCCGGTGAAATCCTTCGGCGTCAAGCAAGCGCTGCAAGAAGCGGCCGACGCGGTCGGAATTTCCCAACCGAGCGTCAGTCCATCCAAGACCAAGCTGCGCGGCAAGGGCATCGCCTGCGGCGTCAAAGCGGTGCTGACGCCGTCGATCTCCGGCGCCATCGTCATGATGAACGCCGACGGCAGCGTCAACGTGCTCAGCAGTACCGTCGAGATGGGGCAGGGTTCGGAGACGATGATGGGGCAGATCGTCGCCGAAGAGCTGGGCGTGTCCTTCGACCAAGTTCACATCGTCCAACCCGACACCGACATCACGCCCTACGACACCATCACCGCCGGCAGTCGGTCGACCTATCACATGGGCAACGCCGTGCGTATGGCCGCCGGTAAAGTGAAAGCGGTGCTCTGCGAAGCGGTGGGCAAGAAGTTGGAAGTCGATCCGGAAGATCTAGTCATGCAAAACAATCGCGTTCACGTGCTTGGCAACGAAGAGCGCGGCATGTCGATCGGCGATGCGTTTTTAGTGAAATTCGGCAGCGCCGGCACGACGATCACCGGCGAAGCGATTTGCCAACCGGAAGCGGCGCCGATGGACCCGGAGACCGGACAGTCGGAAAAATGCACCGAGTTCTGGTTTCCGTCGGCGACTTCCGTCGAAGTCGAAGTTGACACTGAGACCGGAAAAATTCGCCTGTTGCAGTTCTACAGTGTCGGCGACACCGGCACGGCGATCAATCCGCGCCACTGCGAGCAGCAACTGCTCGGCTCGGCGATTACCCATTTAGGTTTGACGCTGTTCGAAGAGATGATTTTCGACGAAGGCCAGCTGGTGAATGGCTCGCTGCTCGACTACCAGATTGCGTCCTTTAAAGATTTACCTGACTCGTTCCGTCCGATCATCGTGCAGGTGCCGCATGAGACCGGACCCTTCGGCGCCAAAGGCGTCGGTGAGACCGGCACGCTGACGGTTTCGGCGGCCATCGCCAACGCGATCGACGACGCCACCGGCGTGCGCATTCGCGACTTGCCTATCACGCCGGAGCGGGTGCTAAGAGCGTTGGCGGAAAAGTTTCAGTGAGCCGCCGCCAACACGGAGAAGAAATTTCACCACAGAGAACCTAGCGCGGCGAAGCCGCAACCGAATTTCGGAACAACTCTCGCAAAGGCGCTAAGGCGCAAAGGTTTTAAGAAATAAATTCTTTTCCGAACTTGGCGCCTTGGCGCCTTGGCGAGAGGAATGTCCGAGTCCGAAATGTTTTGTCTGTCGGAAAATTTGCGCGTGACAAGCAAATTTTGAGATATAGTAGTACAGAGTAGAAGATTCGGAGTCGGAGGATTGGCTGCAAAGAACGCAAAGTTCACAAAGCAGGGATTCGGATATCTAACCGCAAAAGGCGCAGAAAGCGCAAAATACGATTCCGAGAACGTCCCGATGTAGGGGCGACCGGCGGTCGCCCTTTTCGGTTGCGCGATAATAATTTATGAAGCGTGAAATCACACTGACGATCAACCGGCGAGTTGAGAGTTTCACCATTGACGACGCCGACACTTTGTTGGACCTGTTGCGCGAGCGCTTTAAGTTGTGGAGCGTGCGCGAAGGCTGCGGGGTCGGCGCCTGCGGCACCTGCACCGTATTGCTCGACGGCAAGCCGGTGAGTTCGTGTTTTTTACTCGCGGCACGGGCTGCCGGACATGAGATCCTCACTCTCGAAGGCTTGAGCGACGGCGAAACGCTCCATCCGATTCAGCAAGCCTGGGTCGAAGAGCGCGCCCTGCAATGCGCCTATTGTACGCCGGGCTTCGTGCTCTCGGTCAAAGCGCTGCTTGAAGAGAACGCCGATCCCACCGACGATGAGATTCGCGAGTATCTCGCCGGCAATCTTTGCCGCTGTGCCGGCTACGCCGATATTCTGCGCGCGGTGCGCTCGGCGCAAAAAAAACTGCGCGCGTAATTACGCCCGCGGCGAATCATATTTCCTAACTTTTCCATTTCCGTGCCGCATTCTTCCTTCTCGTTCCATACTCCTTGGTTAGCCCGCGGATGACAAATGTGTTTCGCGTCGGCGTAAATTGGCCGGCAGCGCAGACGCAACTGCCAAAACTCACATCCCATGGGTGGTCAAGTCGTGCAAGGTTGTGCGCAATTCCAATTGACGGCAGCGCTGCCGCGCGCCACTGCGCTCGTGGCATATTAAATGCACATCAATACTTTTAGAAATCTCGAACCAGTCACCCTGAGAGTTGCCTATGAATGCTACACAAGAATTGACACTTTCCTCTGCCGGTTGGAGCGGCTGGAGTTTGGATCGGCTCTTCGACACCGCCGGCAAGAATATGGTGATCCGGCTGCGTTGGCCGTTGGTGATTCTCTCTTCTTATTTGCTCTATTACGCTGAGAGTCCGTGGCTGTCGGCGCTGCAGTTGCAAGCGCTATTGAGTCTCTATTTGCTCAGCCACGCGGCGCTTTATTTTGTCCCCGACGGACGCTTCGCTTCGCCATTTTTTTGCGCACCGTTGTTGCTCTTCGATACGCTCGTCTTGCTGGTAGTGCTCGAAATCGGCGGCGCCGCGGCGCCGGATTTTGTCGCCACTTGTTTGTTGACGCTGGTGCTGAGTTGCATTTGCCAAGATACGCGCGGCTTACTACTGGTCACCTTCACGGCACCGTTGGTCTATGCTTTTATCGCTTTCAATACCACGGCGCATTTCGATTCGACGATTTACTTGCGTTTGCCTTTTCCCTTTGCCATCGCGCTTTT
This window encodes:
- a CDS encoding xanthine dehydrogenase family protein molybdopterin-binding subunit, translated to MANFSVVGQSVFRKDAHQKVTGQVLHVGNIEMPGMLHVAVLRSPYAHARITRIEKSRAEKVPGVAVVLTGAEVAKMPGVDPHFGPAFRDQPILCVEKVCYIGDPVVAVAAVDRRTAEDALQLVEVDYEPLPTVLDVLDAAKPDSPLVHETHRPAKAFADLAHVKAGQKSNICYQFKLRSGDVDKAFAEADRVFEDTFSSPPAQHMPMEPHVTLVYLDEGQRINIWTASQTPSYVRTEISNTFGIPMNRIRVRIPYLGGGYGAKLYAKLEPLVTALALITRKPVQYALTREEEFLTITKHKVIAKIKTSIKNGEITGRKCEVYWDTGAYAEIGPRIVHKSGYTSAGPYRIPNVWIDSYCIYTNRVPAGAFRGFGVPQVIWAYDSQTDMIARALGADPLEFRMRYALNEGEAFATGTPVKSFGVKQALQEAADAVGISQPSVSPSKTKLRGKGIACGVKAVLTPSISGAIVMMNADGSVNVLSSTVEMGQGSETMMGQIVAEELGVSFDQVHIVQPDTDITPYDTITAGSRSTYHMGNAVRMAAGKVKAVLCEAVGKKLEVDPEDLVMQNNRVHVLGNEERGMSIGDAFLVKFGSAGTTITGEAICQPEAAPMDPETGQSEKCTEFWFPSATSVEVEVDTETGKIRLLQFYSVGDTGTAINPRHCEQQLLGSAITHLGLTLFEEMIFDEGQLVNGSLLDYQIASFKDLPDSFRPIIVQVPHETGPFGAKGVGETGTLTVSAAIANAIDDATGVRIRDLPITPERVLRALAEKFQ
- a CDS encoding (2Fe-2S)-binding protein, translating into MKREITLTINRRVESFTIDDADTLLDLLRERFKLWSVREGCGVGACGTCTVLLDGKPVSSCFLLAARAAGHEILTLEGLSDGETLHPIQQAWVEERALQCAYCTPGFVLSVKALLEENADPTDDEIREYLAGNLCRCAGYADILRAVRSAQKKLRA